From a single Aquila chrysaetos chrysaetos chromosome W unlocalized genomic scaffold, bAquChr1.4 W_unloc_6, whole genome shotgun sequence genomic region:
- the LOC115337752 gene encoding olfactory receptor 14A16-like — translation MSNSSSITQFLLLEFANTRELQLLHFWLFLGIYLAAVLGNSFIITAVACDHHLHTPMNFFLLSLALLDLGAISTTVPKSIANFLWDTRAISYLGCAAQIIFFLLFLSVESSLLTIMAYDRYVAICKPLHYRTLLGSRACLHMAAAAWGSGFLHAVLHTGNTFSLPLCQGNAVDQFFCEVPQILKLSCSDAYLREIGLLVVSAFLAFGCFVLIVLSYGQIFRAVLRIPSKQGQHKVFSTCLPHLAVVSLFVSTAMVAYLKPPSTSAPALNLIVSVLYSVVPPAVNPLIYSMRNKEIQDALKKMILPMIFQQQ, via the coding sequence ATgtccaacagcagctccatcaccCAGTTCCTCCTCCTGGAGTTTGCAAATACacgggagctgcagctcttgcacttctggctcttcctgggcatctacctggctgccGTCCTGGGAAACAGCTTCATCATTACTGCTGTAGCCTGTGACCACCACCTCCACACACCCATgaacttcttcctcctcagcctcGCCCTCCTCGACCTGGGTGCCATCTCCACCACTGTTCCCAAATCCATTGCCAATTTCCTCTGGGACACTAGAGCTATTTCCTACTTGGGATGTGCTGCACagatcattttctttctccttttcttgtcAGTAGAGTCCTCCCTTCTCACCATCATGGCCTATGACCGCTAtgttgccatctgcaaacccctgcactacaggaccctcctgggcagcagagcttgtctccacatggcagcagctgcctggggcagtgggtttctccatgctgtgctgcacactgggaatacattttcactacccctctgccaaggcaatgctgtggaccagttcttctgtgaagtcccccagatcctcaagctctcctgctcagatgCCTACCTCAGGGAAATTGGGCTTCTTGTAGTTAGTGCTTTTTTAgcatttgggtgttttgttCTCATTGTGCTGTCCTATGGGCAAATCTTCAGGGCCGTGCTGAGGATCCCCTCCAAGCAGGGACAGCACAAAGTCTTTTCCACTTGCCTCCCTCACCTGGCTGTGGTCTCCCTGTTTGTCAGCACTGCCATGGTAGCCTACCTGAAGCCCCCCTCCACCTCTGCCCCAGCTCTAAATCTCATAGTGTCAGTTCTGTACTCGGTGGTGCCTCCAGCTGTGAACCCCCTCATCTACAGCATGAGGAACAAGGAGATCCAGGATGCTCTCAAGAAAATGATTCTACCAATGATATTTCAGCAGCAATGA